AAGAAGCTGAGGAAGCTATCACGAAACTATCTGATTTTAATCGCAAATTGATAGTGCATGCTGGAGACCCTTCACGGTCCCTTCTTGATGGGAAACCTGCAATAGATTCAGATGGGAGCGGAAGTGGTAGGAGGCAGGGAATATCAGAACAAGCTCGAAAAGGGTCAGAAAAGATTGGGCGCTTGCAGTTGGAGGTGCAGAAAATTCAATTTCTCTTATTGAAGCTTGACGATGAAAAAGAAAGTAGAGGTCGAACCAAAATCACCGAACACAAAACAACTGTTTTATTGCGAGACTATCTTTACGGTGGTGTAAGAAACATCAAGAAGAGGAAGAACTCACCCTTTTGTGCATGCGTGCGACCCCAAACTAAATGAGATCGAGGCAATTAATCATGGGCACATAATCAGTGTAGTTTACCAATAATGAGACTAGTTGCATTGTCAATAAAGTTCACCTTCCTAGTTTTGcatttcacatatttaatgtCTTAGAGAAGCTTTCATCTTCTTTAGTTTCGAGATCCTGCTGTATATTTCAGGCACATCAAAGTGAAAAGAAGCTGCACTTTTATAGCCTAaaaacttccttttatttataaatttacctTGGTATAAATCCTGGATTTCATTAGAAATGATTTTCTTCAGGGCCAATAAATATTGCTTTGCAATGCTTTATACCAGCTTTTGAAGTTATTTCACTTTGTTGTGGAGTGAGCTCTTTTACAGGGAAACATTTGAAGTCATAGCATTTTCGGCTCGGATTTAGGTTCATTAATGTCTGAAAAACCCTGGAATGAAATTATTGCCATAGCTGTTTTCAGGTTTTTAGACAGTCCAGTTTAGATGCAATCTTAATGGAACATGTGATGCATACATTACAACCCTGTCCAGCTTATGGATAAGACCTTTCATCCCATTTCTGCAACTCATTTTGTCATATTGGGTTTGGCTATCATTATCAAGATTACATTTCTCTGGTGATAAGTGTGAATGACTTTTAATATACCTAGACTTTGACATTGCTcctttaaaagaaacaaaatttaaagaaaaatggtgGGCATTGTCCTGAGAACCAATCAAATCTTTTAATTAGAAAAGTTTTGGACTGCTACAATCACTTGATTTTATGTTCATTGTTGTCTTTTTTAACAAGGGTCTTATATATGGTAGATTGGTACCAAGgacattttcaaccaaatttGAAAGGTTGGAAGCTCATTATCAAgcactaaattataaaatttcacaCCAAAAAACatgtatattaaaaaaaaaatcaagttttgaatatatatatatatgtgtgtgagtaattttttaattagattgcattatttaaattataatatcatcgattttttttgtaaaaaaaaaaccgACTTCCctcacaaaaaaaaataaaaaatcatacgATATGAATACCAATTACCTAATTGGACCTAATGGGGCCTGCTACTCTTTGGTTCCTTAAAACTTCTACTCGGCCTTCTTATTTGttctttcaaaatttgaaataaataataacgatatttatttattcttttttaaatacaaaatgaaataataaattaataaataaaaaggtaGAAAATCTTGAGGAGTCCAAATGGAATCTTTTGTAAGGTGAGGAGTCAACGTAGAGGTGGGGTAGCAAAATCACTCACCGTCACAAGGCCATTCGCAGAACCAGTTTGAAACGCTGTCGTTTAACATCATAAACTACCCCGATACAATATTCTAATTTTAAAACAATTCAAACCCATATAGAATTAAATATCAAAGATAATCCAATCTGCGCCAAACAATTTGATATCACCAGTTTTCAAATTTTTcacaaatttaatatataaaacatttatttttaattataaaattaaaacttaattattaattaaataaaaataatatcctGCTTGACCTACATAATTATGAATAAAaaccaaattaacaaaattaaattaaatattaatgtttatcaatattcaatatttttatttttaattaatttcatgaATCAATACAAAACGAAGGTTTTAAAATCATATAGTAGTCAAATTAACTAgattatttcaattaaataaattattaaaaatttaaaaataaaattatttaaaaatttaaaacctgACTTAATCAATTCGCGGTTTAATGGGTTTAACCAATCCCCTGTGCACCGCCTTGTAGAGAATCCGGAAACTCTACCTTACTCGCCCGTGCACTTTCTTTTGTACCTTTCCCTTTGCTGTCGTTAGCAGGAAACCCCCACCCCGGCCCGCCCTATCCAAAAAGAAAAAACGTATAAAAACAACATTACTTGAAAAAGCCATTTGACCTCACTCTCTTCTGGAAATAGtgcattttgaattttaaattcttcaccacttttcttttcttttctttttttttcttgtccTTCCACTGTTCGTTCAGCTTCatctctctttctctttctcccaaaattagtataaaaaattaataattgataATAATGTTGCTTTAAATTAGGTAAGAGTCTTCCACGTTTTTTTTCAAACTTCTGTTTTTATGCTATCAAATTCAAAAACTAatgtaggtttttttttttttagccaaGTGAAGTGAAGAAATTCTTTTATCCTTTGCTTCGAAGAACTTCAAAAGAGATCCCCGTTTGGTCTCTTTCAGCTGCCTTTTTGTGTTTTTCACTCCaggtaactttttttttttgtggattAATTATCTTGTTTTCTTCTTCGATTTTTCATTTCTCAAGCAATTTACGTCGTTAATGCATAATAGAGTGAATAAACTGttctctctttttatttttcttaattttagtTGGTATGAATAAGTAGAGTAGACGAGAgtgaaactttttcttttttacttAGGTCTGTTACTTAACGGCTCTTGCTTAAATGCCGCTAGAAACATTTccttttttacaaaaaaaattaaaatttaaagttacTTGATTAATTTTGGCTGAACATGTTGTAGGAATGAAAAATATTTCGTTGAACTTTCAGGCTTAGAGGTTGAGCGCTAACCAAATTGCCTTCATAAAACGGCAGAAATTAGCGTTTTTAAAGCTGTATTGGCCTTTTTTTAAAGGATTTTTCTAGTATAGATATTGCTTTTCTGGTAGTTCTGTACATTATTGCCACTGcaaattacatttatttgattTATTACGGTAGATAGCTATATGCTCATGTACTAATGTTTCACCATTGGGAAATCATTAATTCTCTTGTTCTTTTGTCATTACTGCTTGCAGTTAAATTGGAACTAACTTTTATCTGGTAAATTTACTTGTTACAGTAACAGTTGGAGACTCTTCGACTTTGCCTCAAGGGGGAATCTTCAATATGGAGCAGTATGAAATTCTAGAGCAGATTGGGAAAGGATCTTTTGGCTCTGCCCTGCTTGTGAGACATAAACATGAAAAGAAGAAGTGAGTTTGCTTGCACTTCAGTTTAGCTCTCTCTATAGTTCAAATTTCAACGCTCACACATGCCTTTGCATGTGCTCTTTCGTGTGTGACTAAATGCATGTATTGAACTGTGCTATATTTGTTTTGCATATTTGATTTTCATTGTGGGAATGTGTGGAATGAGGTGATTTCTTTTCCATTTATTATATCAACATTGCCTTAATTCTTCTTTATCCGTCAGGTATGTCCTAAAAAAGATTCGCCTTGCTCGGCAGACTGATAGGGCTCGTAGATCTGCCCATCAAGAGGTCAGCTCTTTTTATGTGCTCCTTTCATTCTTATTATAATAATGTGAAGTGTCACATTGGCCTCTAAAAAGGCAGTTGATATATGcataaattttctttctcaatGTGAAGAACTCATTGAAAATTGAGAGCAAATTCAAAAGGAAAGATTGGCATCTTTTATGCTCCAAAAATTTGCCCCATTGATCAAAGAAATATTTCTGTTGTTAAAATGTCCTTTTGGTTTCCTTGATGCAGATGGAGCTTATTTCTAAGGTGAAGAATCCTTTTATTGTGGAATACAAAGATTCCTGGGTAGAGAGGGTTAGTAGATAGTGTTGTTCTTCTCTTTTTATTCCGCATCATGCTTCTTTATTTCAAAGTTTACGTTAATAATGAATTTTCCCACTAaatgttgtttttcttttttattttgcaGGGTTGCTATGTTTGCATAATTATAGGATTCTGTGAAGGTGGAGATATGTAAGTTTTCTTTGTTATTTAATTGGGTATGTTGAAATTGTTTGGCAAATGAGAATTTCTTAAGGCATGATTTATCTTGCTCTTGTTTCTAACTTCTGTACATTGATATTGCTCATTATACAGGGCAGAAGCTATAAAAAGAGCCAATGGTGTGCATTTCTCTGAGGAGGTAGTAAAACTTTAGGCCACCTTTGCAAAGACTTAGCTGTCTATAATACTTTAAAAAGTAATTGCTGTTTTCCCCCTTATAAATTATACACAGAAACTTTGCAAGTGGCTAGTTCAACTCCTAATGGCACTTGATTACTTGCATGCCAATCATATTCTACATCGTGATGTAAAGGTCAGCGGTAATTCTTACTGAAGATTGGTCAGTTTAATTTATGTGATTTTGGGCTTACGGCATCTGAACTTAATTTTGTTTCAGTGCTCAAATATATTTTTGACAAAAGATCAAGATATACGGCTAGGTAATAACCCTTTTGTGCCTAATTTCATGATTTGGTTTGTTTAACATGTGTCAGTTATGCCTCTGTGTTTAGCTTTCCATCTTTTAAACATAGCGAGTTTCTATGTTGTGCACCTATGCAGGTGATTTTGGTCTTGCTAAAATGTTGACTTCTGATGACCTTGCTTCATCTGTGAGTATCAGACAAATGGTACTGTTTTTATATGGTTTCACCTTTTGCTTTGTTTTAATAATACAGTTTTGCTCTAAATACAGGTTGTGGGAACTCCTAGTTATATGTGCCCTGAGCTACTTGCTGATATACCTTATGGTTCCAAGTCAGATATTTGGTCTTTAGGTGTGTTGCAATTATTGAAATTTTAGAAATATCTTAATTTGATTGCTAatctcttcttcttcctcctcctcCCCCTCCTCTCTATTCTACACATATCTAATGCAATGCATCTTTTCAGGATGCTGCCTGTATGAAATGACTGCTCACAAACCTGCATTTAAAGCTTTTGTAAGTTTCTGATCTTCTGTTAATTAAGACCTTGGCATGGCCAAAATCATCGTTTCTTAGAATGTGGAATTTGATGAACTGGTTATCACAAACTATTCTTTTAATCAATTGCTCTTGAGTGCCTCAAAAATGAGCATCTAGTTATTGATTCCTATGAGATATGAAAGAAGTGCTCATGCCAGTTCTGGTCTTAAAGGATTCTGTTGTTGTATGATTTAAAATCTAGTCCTTGTTTAGCACAGCTTTTCTGATCTTTTTCCCTCCTCATTCCCACTTAATGTTCTTGTGGTGCTATGATTTGATAATTCTCATTAAGAACTTAAGCTGGATAGCATTTTTCGTGGTCAGGGTTTCATTGTTGGAAAATATAATCACCCTAGTGATACTAACTTGAGATTTGTTTCTTAAATTAAGATTTTCTTGAAAATCGTTTGCTTACCATGAAGTTTGGTATCTGTGCTCATATGTTGAAGAAGCAAATTTATCTTCAAGGATGGACCCATAGTAGTAAAGATTATCACCTTACACTCAATTATCAATTAGCACCTAATCTTAACATCCTAGTGTTAAGCTGAGTGGCTTATCATGTTTTCAGATGATGGAATCACATATAAAGATAGATGCTTATTTCATATGCTACTTGTAGGACAATGAACTAGTATATATCTATGGTCTTGCATGTTCCTTACACTCAATTATCAATTAGCACCTAATCTTAACATCCTAGTGTTATGTTGAATGGCTTATCATGTTTTCAGATGATGGAATCACATAAAGATAAATGCTTATTTCATATGCTACTTTTAGGACAAGGAACCACTATATATCCATGGTCTTGCATGTTCCTTAAATGGTCATCCATCCGTTTGGATTTGGTTAACCCTAACGGCTACCTTCTGTTTGCATCTTCTTATCAGGATATGCGGGCTCTGATTAACAAAATAAATAGGTCTATAGTGTCTCCTTTACCAACCATGTACACCGGTGCATTGTGAGTCTACTATCCTCTATATGTATATAAATGACTTGTTCTCAATACGATTTgactttttaaaataatttctttttatCGTTGTGGTTATTTTTATTGTTGCACTCTTGtctcaatcaataaaatttgCTTACCtgtctaattttttttttctcttgctTCAGTCGAGGACTTATAAAAAGCATGCTACGAAAGAATCCCGAACTTAGACCAAGTGTATGTTTCTTTCCCCTTCTCATTTCATCTTTTACAGTTTTTACAGACACAAGTATGAGGGGATATCCTCAATAGGAATAACATTTACTAGGAAAAAAGTAGTAGTTGGACTTGTTTACGAGTATAATAGTACTTTACTTTCAGTAGTAGGTCAAGTTATCAACAACTGAGATCAGGCTGACAGATAGGTTTTCAAAACGTGAGTGATATGACACCTTCCCTTGTAGATTAGCATGTAAAGAAATTTTAGAACTCTTGCTTGAATCAACATTTCTTTTAAAGAGATTTAGTATTCTCTTGAACTTTGAACTAGTGGCCTCAAGGTTGAGATGTAAAAGAGCTCAAAATTCAATATGTATTTTGTATATAAGACAATTTTTTTTTGCTCCATTAGCTTTCTGGTTGAAGTATGGTTTTGCCAAACTTATATCCTTccttttttataaattaaataccTCAATAAATGGAAATGCACCCAGGCTTCGGAGTTGCTCTCTCATCCACATCTTCAGCCATATGTTCTCAAAGTTCATCTGAAATTAAATAGCCCACGGTGCAACAATATACCCACTCGGTGGTCTGATTTAAATTTTGTAAAGAAAACTAGATTTGTTGAGCAAGATGTCATAGGCAGAAGGCGGTCATTCAGCAATGATAGGGCCTTGAACCCCAGTGTATCTGAAACTGAACAAGAATCCTTAACTTATATTCAAAGAGAGCAAGAAATTCCAAGTTATTTGTTTGAGAAGTTCACAGAATTTTCTGTTGGCTTTGACAATGAAGAGATTACTACTGTTGACGAGTCAGCAGCCATAAAGTTTCCCACTGCTGTTAAGACCCCAAGAGTGACGCCTGCAGTATCTGGCACTCCAAGGAAGCATACAATACCTGCTAAAAAATCCCAGACTGGTCAAAAACATGATTTGGTAAGTTACATATTTCTTTATATCTGTGTTAAATAGAGAAATTAATCTTCATTTCTTTCGTGGATTGGGGATGACTTGGAAATGACATCTCTTAAGTTCTCTATCTTTCAAATTTCAAAGGGATTGAGAATGGGACCTTCGTACTTAGTTGGTTTTTTGTTCTTCCTGAGATGTTTGCCTAGCAACACTAGTGCAAAAGCATGcacattttcattttcttatctAGTAGGATTCAGTGTTGACCGAGTCTAGCCTCCTAGATGATAGCTGTCTTCTGCTTTTGGTCTTTCACATTTTCATCCCATGCAATGATGCATTTGTTTCATCTTTTCTTTGATGTAAAATTTGTGATTAATTCTTGGACGACATCATGTTCTTTTCTTATCTAGTAGGATTTTTGGTGTTGGTGTGCTTAAAAATTAGTTGGTGTATTTGAAACTGAGAATTCAGTAATTTCTGTGGAGACTAAAACTAAACTTAAAGTGGAAATTGTTGGCCATTTTCTTGGAAATGAAATAATTTTGTTAAACTGAGAACAGTAATCTTTCAATGGTGGGTTAATTTTGTAGGATGAATTATGGATGCATTTTACTTATACTGGTAGGATGTGCAGGTTCCAATATCAAAAACACCAGTAAGGAAATCTTCCTACTCATTGCGCCGAGAATCTCTTCCATTGCCAACAAGGACTGCAGCCTTGGTGACCCCCTATAGAGCCAATGTCGGTTTGCTTCGCAGCATTAACTCCCCTGATGTTTCTGTTAATACACCACGAATTGACAAAATAG
Above is a genomic segment from Gossypium arboreum isolate Shixiya-1 chromosome 8, ASM2569848v2, whole genome shotgun sequence containing:
- the LOC108467556 gene encoding serine/threonine-protein kinase Nek4-like translates to MEQYEILEQIGKGSFGSALLVRHKHEKKKYVLKKIRLARQTDRARRSAHQEMELISKVKNPFIVEYKDSWVERGCYVCIIIGFCEGGDMAEAIKRANGVHFSEEKLCKWLVQLLMALDYLHANHILHRDVKCSNIFLTKDQDIRLGDFGLAKMLTSDDLASSVVGTPSYMCPELLADIPYGSKSDIWSLGCCLYEMTAHKPAFKAFDMRALINKINRSIVSPLPTMYTGAFRGLIKSMLRKNPELRPSASELLSHPHLQPYVLKVHLKLNSPRCNNIPTRWSDLNFVKKTRFVEQDVIGRRRSFSNDRALNPSVSETEQESLTYIQREQEIPSYLFEKFTEFSVGFDNEEITTVDESAAIKFPTAVKTPRVTPAVSGTPRKHTIPAKKSQTGQKHDLVPISKTPVRKSSYSLRRESLPLPTRTAALVTPYRANVGLLRSINSPDVSVNTPRIDKIAEFPLAPSDGPLFCVRGTSSTSAKCSSSSIDSANHSITKDNCTVQTLDKVITTSNGSDQSLGVGRDDGEGSEHDHAAASTHSSSDSRQRRFNTSSYRQRAEALEGLLEFSARLLQHQRYDELGVLLKPFGTEKVSPRETAIWLAKSFKETQA